The proteins below are encoded in one region of uncultured Eubacteriales bacterium:
- the pheS gene encoding phenylalanine tRNA synthetase, alpha subunit (Evidence 2a : Function of homologous gene experimentally demonstrated in an other organism; PubMedId : 1537809, 1959653, 2991205, 6317865; Product type e : enzyme), with protein MREQLEKIRQEALSALESAKAAADLEALRVKYLGKKGELTAVLKQMGSLSAEERPVIGELANSVREAVTQAVERRQAAIEEHALNARLELEKLDVTIPGRAPVMGHRHPMYIALDEIKEIFVGMGFQVLDGPEVELAEYNFDRLNAEEGHPSRDWSDTFYFDADSRVMLRSQTSPMQVRAMDTLPLPIRVLAPGRVYRKDEVDATHSPMFHQVEGLVIDKGITMADLKGTLNTIMEKLYGKGTVTRFRPHHFPFTEPSCEMDVQCHKCGGVGCPTCKGEGWIEVLGAGMVHPKVLEMAGIDTEVYSGWAFGMGLERLAMRRFKIADLRLIFENDMRFLEQF; from the coding sequence ATGAGAGAACAGCTGGAAAAAATCCGTCAGGAGGCACTCTCCGCCCTGGAGAGCGCCAAGGCGGCGGCCGACCTGGAGGCCCTGCGGGTCAAGTACCTGGGCAAGAAGGGCGAGTTGACCGCCGTTTTAAAGCAGATGGGCAGCCTCTCCGCCGAAGAGCGCCCAGTCATCGGGGAGCTGGCAAACAGTGTGCGCGAGGCCGTCACCCAGGCGGTGGAGCGCCGTCAGGCCGCCATCGAGGAACACGCCCTCAACGCGCGTCTGGAGCTGGAGAAGCTGGACGTAACCATCCCCGGCAGGGCCCCCGTCATGGGCCACCGGCACCCCATGTATATCGCCCTGGACGAGATCAAGGAGATCTTCGTGGGCATGGGCTTTCAGGTGCTGGACGGCCCGGAGGTTGAGCTGGCGGAATATAACTTTGACCGGCTCAACGCCGAAGAAGGCCACCCCTCCCGCGACTGGTCGGATACCTTCTATTTTGATGCCGACAGCCGTGTGATGCTGCGCAGCCAGACCTCCCCCATGCAGGTGCGGGCCATGGACACACTGCCTTTGCCCATCCGGGTGCTGGCCCCCGGAAGGGTTTACCGAAAGGACGAGGTGGACGCCACCCACTCCCCCATGTTCCATCAGGTAGAGGGCCTGGTCATCGACAAGGGCATCACCATGGCCGACCTGAAGGGTACACTGAACACCATCATGGAAAAGCTCTACGGCAAGGGCACCGTCACCCGTTTCCGTCCCCACCACTTCCCCTTCACTGAGCCCTCCTGCGAGATGGACGTACAGTGCCACAAGTGCGGCGGCGTGGGCTGCCCCACCTGCAAGGGCGAGGGTTGGATCGAGGTTCTGGGCGCGGGTATGGTCCACCCCAAGGTGCTGGAGATGGCGGGCATCGACACCGAGGTCTACTCCGGCTGGGCTTTCGGGATGGGCCTGGAGCGCCTGGCCATGCGCCGTTTCAAGATCGCCGACCTGCGGTTGATCTTTGAAAACGATATGCGCTTCCTTGAGCAATTCTGA